Proteins found in one Paenibacillus sp. FSL R10-2782 genomic segment:
- a CDS encoding amino acid adenylation domain-containing protein has translation MIHGTLADYPRDTTIHQLFEGEAERTPEQVAVVLEDKHLTYGDLNKQANQLARVLRNKGVNKGDPVGIMAECSLEMIVGIFGILKAGGAYVPVDPEYPKERIRYMLKDSGAKLLLTRLPIEQQVEFNVPVLDLSDKRNNREEAGNLTSIHDSDALACIMYTSGSTGEPKGNLTMHYNITRVVKETNYIRFAAKDRILQLASFSFDGSTFGIYGALLNGATLVLTPQAHIMNARELSSVLHTQQITKCFITTALFNAMVDIDPDCFATLDTLLFGGEKVSVSHVRKAFARLGSGRLIHVYGPTESTVFATFYRIDHLDEAANTVPIGKPISNTSVYIMDHNQHPLPQGVAGELYIAGDGLVKGYLNRPELTEERFIPFPGVPGGRLYRTGDWAKEQADGNIEYIGRIDEQVKIRGYRIEPGEIEAQLIKIKDIQAAVVIVREDGNGQKQLGAYYRASQRLPADEIKNTLSAKLPKYMIPSFFVQLEQMPLTRNGKLDRKVLLSFEDNGHTMAANISPEAGLEARLMEIWQDVLGIQQFSVVDSFFDLGGHSIHALTLMSRMEVAGYHTTLADIYHYKTIRALAAYLQSAQDSERALKQQGTIETKQELISWLHQETDGVYELVKYQVRDFLHEVRDIRVLYFNSVDDVNPIMRIMNGKVAKELQPHYIVPLHQKVKMDNQYQVFDEEEFVQRLGLKTMDTDQAARLREQLEDDYLKRDQWVKTGQVAQEYPLSGIQQMQISFHTPPSIGLFRLDEYVNYDFLNQAYAQFVQSQGLLRSIPVQRDEWTYWREYVLPDADLPTLTIFDVTDCNPYGPFMEMINDYMTNTRYTGERALFQMFVLKRNLREHVVITLYHHAICDRVTSEVAERQVMACYRSLLQNESLPTDEVKPYKDYVEQIQSGPSGITEQALIYDFHLEAFQQSKQDLLQTPKLRTSTEAYLFSVSIPAKNPSLEFALSVFTRGMQIYLGMNQLPLLFLYDGRRYDEATYYNTVGEFIDFVPMLMDMKQKPDEMLLTVRNRLELLKHHTINFMNLLTGPAYKNRWERTRTLVQFGKQYEHLDVFMFNYLANSAKEGLKYSQFYDDTVIKQPNPLPIYSLFNCIATSYTDGLIFSMRCSYEIEVEEVRAAFYQAAGIASQIGEVL, from the coding sequence ATGATACACGGTACGTTAGCGGATTACCCGCGGGATACAACGATTCATCAGTTGTTTGAGGGGGAGGCCGAGCGCACACCAGAGCAAGTGGCAGTTGTATTGGAAGACAAGCATTTGACGTATGGTGATCTGAACAAACAGGCTAATCAGCTTGCCCGGGTTCTGCGGAACAAAGGTGTAAATAAAGGCGACCCCGTCGGGATTATGGCCGAATGCTCATTGGAAATGATCGTCGGTATTTTCGGGATTTTAAAAGCCGGGGGAGCCTATGTGCCGGTTGACCCGGAATACCCCAAGGAACGTATACGCTATATGCTGAAAGATTCTGGCGCAAAGCTCCTGCTAACCCGGCTACCAATTGAGCAACAAGTGGAGTTCAACGTTCCTGTACTGGATTTGTCGGACAAGAGAAATAACAGGGAAGAAGCAGGGAATCTCACCTCCATTCATGACTCAGATGCACTAGCCTGCATTATGTATACGTCAGGCTCTACGGGCGAACCGAAGGGAAACCTGACGATGCACTACAATATTACACGTGTTGTCAAAGAAACAAATTACATCCGATTCGCGGCAAAAGATCGAATCTTGCAATTGGCCAGTTTTTCGTTCGATGGTTCTACATTTGGCATTTACGGGGCACTGCTTAACGGAGCCACCCTCGTTTTGACCCCACAAGCCCACATCATGAATGCACGAGAGCTATCGAGTGTACTGCACACACAACAGATTACAAAATGCTTCATTACAACCGCACTTTTTAATGCAATGGTGGATATTGATCCGGATTGCTTTGCCACACTTGATACCTTGCTATTCGGTGGTGAAAAGGTGTCGGTCAGCCATGTGCGCAAAGCATTTGCCCGTCTGGGCTCTGGCCGTTTAATTCATGTCTACGGACCGACCGAGAGTACAGTATTTGCAACGTTTTACCGGATTGATCATTTGGATGAGGCTGCAAATACCGTACCGATTGGTAAACCCATCAGCAATACGTCGGTTTACATCATGGATCATAACCAGCATCCTTTGCCACAAGGAGTTGCAGGTGAACTGTACATCGCTGGTGATGGATTAGTGAAAGGTTATTTGAACCGTCCAGAGCTGACAGAGGAAAGGTTTATTCCTTTTCCAGGGGTGCCGGGGGGCAGGTTGTACCGAACCGGAGATTGGGCAAAAGAGCAAGCGGACGGAAACATTGAATATATCGGCCGGATTGACGAGCAAGTGAAAATACGGGGCTACCGAATTGAGCCAGGGGAAATTGAGGCACAGCTAATAAAAATAAAGGATATACAAGCAGCGGTTGTTATCGTGCGTGAAGATGGGAACGGACAGAAGCAACTGGGAGCGTACTATAGGGCAAGCCAAAGGCTGCCGGCAGATGAAATTAAAAACACGCTTTCTGCAAAGCTGCCGAAATACATGATTCCCTCTTTTTTTGTTCAATTAGAGCAGATGCCACTAACACGGAATGGAAAGCTGGATCGCAAGGTACTGTTGTCCTTTGAAGACAATGGACATACCATGGCAGCAAACATATCTCCTGAGGCAGGGCTGGAAGCCAGGCTGATGGAAATCTGGCAGGATGTATTAGGTATTCAGCAGTTCAGTGTTGTAGACAGCTTCTTCGACCTTGGTGGACATTCTATTCATGCGCTTACGTTAATGTCAAGGATGGAGGTGGCTGGATATCATACCACTTTGGCAGATATTTACCACTATAAGACGATCCGTGCGCTCGCTGCTTATCTTCAATCGGCTCAAGATAGTGAAAGAGCCTTGAAGCAGCAGGGCACCATAGAAACCAAGCAAGAGTTGATTTCCTGGCTGCACCAAGAAACAGATGGTGTGTATGAGCTGGTGAAGTATCAAGTGCGGGATTTTCTTCACGAAGTGAGAGATATTCGAGTACTTTACTTCAACTCCGTGGACGACGTCAATCCTATCATGCGGATTATGAACGGGAAAGTCGCTAAAGAACTCCAGCCGCATTATATTGTACCATTGCATCAAAAAGTAAAAATGGATAATCAATACCAGGTCTTCGATGAAGAGGAGTTTGTCCAGCGTCTGGGCTTGAAAACCATGGACACGGATCAGGCGGCAAGGTTGCGCGAGCAACTGGAAGACGATTATTTAAAAAGAGATCAGTGGGTTAAAACGGGGCAAGTGGCACAAGAATATCCGCTAAGTGGAATTCAACAAATGCAAATTTCATTTCATACACCGCCGAGTATTGGCTTATTTAGGCTGGACGAGTATGTGAATTATGATTTTTTGAATCAGGCTTATGCTCAATTTGTACAAAGTCAAGGATTACTGAGAAGCATTCCTGTGCAAAGAGATGAATGGACGTATTGGAGGGAATACGTACTTCCCGACGCCGATTTGCCAACACTCACCATCTTTGACGTAACGGACTGCAATCCATATGGCCCCTTTATGGAAATGATAAATGACTACATGACGAATACCCGATACACGGGAGAGCGTGCTTTGTTTCAGATGTTTGTGCTAAAACGAAATCTGCGTGAGCATGTTGTTATTACGCTTTATCATCATGCGATATGCGATCGGGTGACTTCGGAAGTAGCTGAACGACAGGTAATGGCTTGCTACAGGAGTCTGCTTCAAAACGAATCCCTTCCTACGGATGAAGTAAAACCCTATAAGGATTATGTAGAACAAATCCAAAGCGGACCCAGCGGAATCACCGAACAGGCATTGATATACGACTTTCATCTGGAAGCATTCCAGCAAAGCAAGCAGGACCTGTTACAAACTCCGAAGCTAAGAACGAGCACAGAAGCCTATCTGTTTAGCGTGAGCATCCCGGCTAAAAACCCATCCTTGGAGTTTGCGCTCTCTGTCTTTACAAGGGGCATGCAAATCTATTTAGGTATGAACCAGTTGCCATTGTTATTTTTATATGATGGAAGAAGGTACGATGAGGCGACGTATTATAACACGGTCGGTGAGTTTATTGATTTTGTGCCTATGCTGATGGACATGAAGCAGAAGCCGGATGAAATGCTGCTGACTGTCAGAAATAGGCTGGAATTATTAAAACACCACACGATTAATTTTATGAACCTGCTTACAGGACCTGCCTATAAAAACAGGTGGGAACGGACCAGAACACTTGTACAATTTGGGAAGCAGTATGAGCATCTAGATGTATTCATGTTTAACTATTTGGCCAATAGCGCAAAGGAAGGGTTGAAGTATAGCCAATTTTACGATGATACGGTCATAAAGCAACCGAATCCGCTGCCGATCTATTCGCTGTTCAACTGCATCGCTACCTCCTACACAGATGGTCTTATTTTTTCGATGCGGTGCAGTTACGAGATAGAGGTTGAGGAAGTTAGGGCTGCTTTTTATCAGGCCGCCGGTATAGCATCTCAGATAGGGGAGGTTCTATAA
- a CDS encoding DUF1835 domain-containing protein, with product MSSNNVHLLFSQSAAGSMKVGLSGAGLRYESEVLSFNDLFSIGPLWKLETPEGQENRHNWLAERIVDYEFFYYANWEHRIEQMTATLTAISDDKSITIWCGSNAHEQIGLRFALYLLRNRTAPIGVVNVTDSLEREPSDPLYMESKFPLSMNVVYSKEIARFITQNKDKIHALSMEDRHRHEQDWLELSEQESVLRLWENNHIDHVPEDYFDQALLDLIGQLRVEDNRQYVLAGKIIGEALTRWSQLRSDTLLEYRIQQLIAQGRLEFLEMPEMSGMQYRYAVKLKA from the coding sequence TTGTCATCTAACAATGTACACCTGCTGTTCTCTCAGTCTGCTGCTGGCTCGATGAAAGTAGGCCTTTCTGGAGCAGGATTGCGTTATGAGAGTGAAGTGCTGTCTTTTAATGATCTATTTTCCATAGGGCCGTTGTGGAAGCTGGAAACACCAGAAGGACAAGAGAACCGTCACAACTGGTTGGCTGAACGGATCGTGGATTATGAATTTTTCTATTACGCGAATTGGGAGCACCGCATTGAACAGATGACGGCTACTCTTACTGCAATTTCTGATGATAAGTCGATCACGATCTGGTGCGGCTCTAATGCTCACGAGCAGATCGGATTACGTTTTGCATTATACCTTTTGCGGAACAGAACTGCTCCTATCGGGGTCGTAAACGTAACAGATTCCTTGGAACGGGAGCCGAGTGATCCTTTATACATGGAAAGTAAGTTTCCTCTATCCATGAACGTGGTGTATTCGAAAGAAATTGCACGCTTCATAACGCAAAATAAAGATAAAATTCATGCTTTAAGTATGGAAGATCGACATCGACATGAACAAGATTGGCTGGAGCTTAGTGAACAGGAAAGTGTGCTGAGATTATGGGAAAATAACCATATCGATCATGTGCCAGAAGATTACTTTGATCAGGCTTTGCTGGATTTGATCGGTCAACTGCGGGTAGAGGATAATCGGCAATATGTACTCGCGGGAAAAATAATAGGTGAGGCTTTAACACGGTGGTCACAGCTGAGAAGCGATACTTTATTGGAATACCGGATTCAACAGTTGATCGCTCAGGGCAGACTCGAATTTCTGGAAATGCCTGAAATGTCGGGCATGCAATATCGCTATGCTGTGAAACTAAAGGCGTAA
- the glsA gene encoding glutaminase A: MTSEWQRLQTKLPEWVEQSRHQYIHGKVAAYIPELSKAPADALGVVVMNETGETVVAGDTEISFTMQSISKVFTLILALMDNGEDVVFSKVGMEPTGDRFNSMLKLELVEPGIPFNPLINAGAIAVSSLIRGNSPEEKFARVLQFFRLLTRNDTLEYDQDVYDSESATGHLNRSLAYFLMEKGILRGHVEDVLEVYFRHCAVKLNCTDLARMGLVLAYNGRDPVTDVPLIPRRYVQIAKTFMTTCGMYDASGEFAIQVGLPAKSGVSGSIMTMVPGRYGIGLVGPSLNRMGNSTAGVHLLETMSRDLDWSLF, encoded by the coding sequence ATGACATCGGAGTGGCAGAGACTACAGACCAAACTGCCGGAATGGGTGGAACAGAGCCGTCATCAGTATATTCATGGCAAGGTGGCAGCGTATATTCCCGAATTGTCCAAAGCCCCGGCCGACGCGCTGGGAGTTGTCGTGATGAACGAAACCGGCGAGACCGTGGTAGCAGGAGATACCGAAATAAGCTTTACGATGCAAAGCATTTCGAAGGTATTCACGCTTATTTTGGCCTTGATGGATAATGGAGAGGATGTGGTCTTCTCCAAGGTCGGTATGGAGCCTACCGGAGACCGTTTCAATTCCATGCTGAAGCTGGAACTGGTCGAGCCGGGCATCCCGTTTAACCCGCTGATTAATGCCGGAGCCATCGCCGTGTCCTCTTTGATTCGTGGGAACAGTCCCGAAGAGAAGTTTGCTCGTGTCCTGCAATTTTTCCGTCTGCTTACCCGTAATGACACGCTGGAATATGACCAGGATGTCTACGATTCGGAATCTGCAACAGGCCATTTGAACCGTTCTCTTGCCTACTTTTTGATGGAAAAGGGAATTCTGCGCGGACATGTTGAGGACGTGCTGGAGGTTTACTTCAGGCATTGCGCTGTAAAATTGAACTGTACGGATTTGGCGCGTATGGGACTCGTATTAGCCTACAATGGACGTGATCCGGTCACGGATGTACCGCTGATTCCCCGCCGCTATGTACAAATCGCCAAAACCTTTATGACCACATGCGGCATGTATGACGCATCCGGAGAATTCGCCATTCAGGTCGGACTGCCCGCCAAAAGTGGCGTCTCTGGCAGCATTATGACGATGGTGCCCGGACGATATGGCATTGGACTGGTCGGACCTTCTCTGAACCGCATGGGCAACAGTACAGCGGGTGTACACTTGCTGGAGACCATGTCGCGGGATTTGGATTGGAGCTTGTTTTAG
- a CDS encoding VOC family protein → MTAHIHDNTRIGQVSLKVSNLERSIQFYTEVVGFQLLRQTADTAELTVDGKQPLLTLKFIENAVILPRQSAAGLYHFAILVPNRVALGLSLRNLLAHEIEIGQGDHDVSEALYIHDPDNNGIEIYADRPRDQWKKDANGYYIMGTDPVDAEGLVAISENLPWQGLPEGTVIGHVHFHVSNLLKAQQFYCDVLGFDITCRYGSSAMFVSAGGYHHHMGLNIWAGEGALPAPEHAAGLDYFELIVPDQKELEAVVARLTTAGYGVEEREGTKYVADPFRIHIKLVNGQTV, encoded by the coding sequence ATGACAGCACATATCCATGACAACACCAGAATCGGGCAGGTTTCATTAAAGGTTAGTAACTTGGAGCGCTCTATTCAATTTTATACCGAGGTCGTTGGTTTTCAACTGCTGCGTCAAACGGCGGATACCGCTGAATTGACAGTCGATGGAAAGCAACCGCTGCTAACCCTTAAGTTTATTGAAAATGCAGTTATTCTTCCACGCCAATCCGCAGCCGGATTGTATCACTTTGCTATTCTTGTACCGAATCGAGTGGCTCTGGGCCTGTCACTGCGTAATCTGCTTGCTCATGAGATTGAAATCGGACAGGGGGACCATGATGTAAGTGAAGCTCTGTATATCCATGATCCGGATAATAACGGGATAGAGATCTATGCGGATCGTCCTCGTGATCAGTGGAAGAAAGATGCTAACGGATATTACATTATGGGAACAGATCCTGTGGATGCAGAAGGCTTGGTCGCTATTTCCGAGAACCTACCTTGGCAAGGGTTGCCCGAAGGAACGGTAATTGGGCATGTTCACTTCCATGTGTCTAATTTGCTCAAGGCGCAGCAATTTTATTGCGATGTGCTCGGTTTTGATATTACATGTCGCTATGGCTCGTCTGCTATGTTCGTATCCGCAGGTGGTTACCACCACCATATGGGCTTGAATATATGGGCAGGGGAAGGCGCGCTTCCAGCTCCCGAGCATGCCGCAGGGTTGGATTATTTTGAGTTAATTGTGCCGGATCAAAAGGAACTGGAGGCCGTTGTGGCCCGTTTGACTACGGCAGGCTATGGAGTAGAGGAACGTGAGGGTACCAAGTATGTAGCTGATCCGTTCCGCATTCATATCAAGCTGGTTAACGGCCAAACCGTTTAA
- a CDS encoding DoxX family protein, producing MSSASRNISTIMRVALGILFLAHGIAKFQMGLGNVAGWFSSIGVPGFLGYAVAVIELVGGIALILGLLTRYVSGLFVIVLIGAIFTAKLSGGLMGNGQGAGYELDIAFILVALHLVFAPTTRLSLDSLFSRRTSTEQ from the coding sequence ATGAGTTCAGCAAGCAGAAACATTTCTACAATTATGCGGGTAGCGTTGGGTATCTTGTTTTTGGCGCACGGAATTGCTAAATTTCAAATGGGGTTAGGTAATGTAGCTGGCTGGTTTTCCAGTATAGGTGTTCCGGGATTTTTAGGTTATGCCGTTGCCGTAATTGAGTTAGTCGGAGGAATTGCTTTAATTCTTGGATTGCTTACCCGTTATGTATCTGGACTTTTTGTTATTGTATTAATCGGTGCGATTTTCACAGCAAAATTGTCCGGCGGTCTGATGGGTAATGGTCAGGGAGCAGGGTATGAGCTGGATATTGCCTTTATTCTGGTAGCATTGCATTTGGTATTTGCGCCGACGACTCGCTTGTCTCTGGATTCTTTGTTTAGCCGTCGTACCTCAACAGAACAGTAA
- a CDS encoding cupin domain-containing protein codes for MGIGCNIRAARKRKNLSIQQICERTGLSQGFMSQVENNKTSPSIATLDSIANALKVPLAFLLLKEEERMQVIRKDERRKTVYGKNKLQVDHLGGQGNIKMMLVDMPPGSSTEEEHAHAGDEIHFVMEGTVYVEQGEDSATLEAGDSFSWRAAIPHYAKNIGENNARILISVFLEAENDA; via the coding sequence ATGGGTATAGGATGCAACATACGCGCCGCGCGTAAACGTAAAAATTTATCCATCCAGCAAATATGCGAACGAACCGGATTATCTCAAGGTTTTATGAGTCAAGTGGAAAACAATAAAACCTCCCCTTCCATCGCTACACTGGACAGCATCGCTAATGCACTTAAGGTACCCCTCGCTTTTCTGCTGCTCAAAGAAGAGGAACGAATGCAGGTGATTCGGAAGGATGAGCGCCGCAAAACGGTTTATGGCAAAAATAAGCTTCAAGTTGACCATTTGGGGGGCCAAGGTAACATCAAAATGATGCTGGTGGACATGCCGCCAGGCTCATCCACGGAAGAAGAGCATGCTCATGCGGGTGATGAGATTCATTTTGTTATGGAAGGCACAGTATATGTGGAGCAAGGCGAGGATTCGGCTACCCTCGAAGCAGGAGATTCCTTTAGCTGGAGAGCAGCCATTCCGCATTATGCCAAAAACATTGGAGAAAACAACGCCCGTATTTTGATTTCTGTATTTCTCGAAGCAGAGAATGACGCTTAA
- a CDS encoding phosphodiester glycosidase family protein, whose protein sequence is MKPEVLPQRAAARRQNNKKKKRKGKFGRFMSRLFIVLLLAGVGGGAWLFLTPSGKDMRYLAADTLITTQHRHWAKYFIGEEEAQKRVAEYSARFEQMGEEKDRHTIKLPDLTPTKFQQTPLVEVEEVSGRNYHGYVMTVHDPTKIRLGIPAKVGKGERVSSMVERLGAVAGVNGGGFADPNWNGNGFKPIGVVISQGQLYYNDMGKNASAQIVGIDKQGKMVAGHYSLSELSKMNVQEAVTFQPRLIVNGKGLIRNASEGWGIAPRTAMGQRADGAIIFVTIDGRQPGYSIGANLYDMQNILLKHGAVIGANLDGGSSTVLVKDHAIVNKPSSEYGERYLPTAFLVFDHPENVSIPNIWEGLNPGDIDAAKKK, encoded by the coding sequence ATGAAACCGGAAGTCTTGCCACAGCGTGCAGCAGCCCGCAGGCAGAATAACAAAAAAAAGAAACGAAAAGGAAAATTCGGTCGCTTTATGTCGCGGCTTTTTATTGTACTACTGCTCGCAGGAGTCGGAGGCGGCGCGTGGCTGTTTTTAACGCCATCTGGCAAGGATATGCGCTACTTGGCGGCGGATACGCTGATCACAACACAACATCGTCACTGGGCAAAATATTTTATTGGTGAGGAGGAGGCGCAGAAGCGAGTGGCCGAATATTCGGCCCGTTTCGAGCAGATGGGCGAGGAGAAGGACAGACATACGATCAAGCTGCCTGATCTGACACCAACCAAGTTCCAACAAACGCCGTTGGTTGAAGTAGAAGAGGTATCTGGTCGCAATTATCACGGCTATGTGATGACGGTGCATGACCCCACTAAAATCAGACTCGGGATTCCTGCCAAGGTAGGTAAAGGAGAAAGAGTATCCAGTATGGTTGAGCGCTTGGGAGCCGTTGCGGGCGTAAATGGCGGCGGCTTTGCCGATCCCAACTGGAATGGGAATGGATTTAAGCCGATCGGCGTTGTTATTTCACAGGGCCAGCTATACTACAATGATATGGGGAAAAACGCTTCAGCCCAAATCGTAGGGATTGATAAGCAAGGCAAAATGGTGGCCGGGCATTACTCGCTGTCCGAGCTGTCCAAAATGAATGTGCAAGAAGCGGTTACCTTCCAGCCACGCTTGATCGTGAATGGTAAAGGTCTCATTCGCAATGCAAGCGAAGGATGGGGAATTGCTCCCCGTACGGCAATGGGGCAAAGAGCAGACGGCGCGATTATTTTTGTGACCATCGATGGTCGTCAGCCGGGTTACAGCATTGGTGCCAATTTGTATGATATGCAAAACATTTTACTTAAACACGGAGCGGTTATCGGTGCTAATCTGGATGGTGGATCATCGACCGTGCTCGTCAAGGATCATGCCATTGTAAATAAACCTTCTTCTGAATACGGCGAGCGGTATTTACCAACAGCATTCCTCGTATTCGATCATCCAGAAAACGTAAGTATCCCAAATATATGGGAAGGCTTGAATCCTGGAGATATTGACGCAGCCAAGAAAAAATAG
- a CDS encoding potassium/proton antiporter — MEQTTVINFIVLLLSGLLLVGVLTTKFSSRFGMPALVLFIAVGMVLSQFIYFDNAFITQLVGILALIVILFEGGMQTKFADVKPVIRPAMSLSTLGVIITTVVIGVVAKFILGVSWMESMLFGAIVGSTDAAAVFSVLGGKNIKKRITSTLEAESGSNDPMAVFLTVTLIELIHHPEQSIWVHILLFLWEMGFGLAVGFVLGRIAVYAINKMNFDSSGLYPVMALAFAVLTYAAASLLEASGLLAVYVMAIVLGNSDLTYKRSIIHFNNGFAWMVQIMMFVLLGLLVFPGQLLGIVWQSLALSFILMLVARPLGVFLSLLFSRYSIREKTLLSWAGLRGAVPIVLATYPLLDKMDVGPLFFNVVFFVVLTSAIIQGTTISWLAVKLGLMDPNETSSPSLLELVSLGKTTSEINHIQVQEGMSIVGTAIQDMQLPDDILFTAIIREEQIIAPRGTTVIKPGDTLYVLSPKLKRQQMKELFMLLVPESAP; from the coding sequence ATGGAACAGACAACTGTTATTAATTTTATTGTGCTTTTGCTGTCCGGCTTGCTGCTGGTTGGCGTACTGACTACCAAATTTTCCAGTCGTTTCGGCATGCCTGCGCTCGTATTGTTTATTGCCGTCGGCATGGTGCTCAGTCAGTTTATTTATTTTGATAATGCGTTTATTACGCAGTTGGTGGGGATTCTCGCGCTCATCGTTATTTTGTTTGAAGGCGGGATGCAAACGAAGTTTGCAGATGTTAAGCCAGTCATTCGACCTGCGATGTCATTATCGACGCTTGGCGTCATTATTACAACTGTGGTCATTGGCGTTGTCGCCAAGTTTATTTTAGGCGTGAGTTGGATGGAATCCATGCTTTTCGGAGCTATTGTAGGATCGACGGATGCGGCAGCAGTGTTTTCCGTTTTAGGTGGTAAAAATATCAAGAAACGAATTACGTCCACGCTGGAAGCGGAATCTGGAAGTAATGATCCGATGGCCGTTTTTCTCACGGTAACGTTGATTGAGCTGATACATCACCCTGAGCAATCCATTTGGGTACATATTTTGCTTTTTTTATGGGAAATGGGTTTTGGTCTGGCCGTTGGTTTTGTGCTTGGACGCATAGCTGTATATGCCATTAATAAAATGAATTTTGATTCATCCGGTCTGTATCCTGTGATGGCGCTGGCATTTGCGGTCTTAACGTATGCGGCCGCATCCTTACTGGAGGCAAGCGGCTTGCTGGCGGTATATGTCATGGCCATCGTGCTGGGTAATTCGGACCTGACCTACAAGCGGTCTATTATTCATTTTAACAACGGCTTCGCCTGGATGGTGCAGATCATGATGTTCGTCCTGCTTGGACTGTTGGTTTTTCCCGGTCAGTTGCTCGGCATTGTGTGGCAAAGCTTGGCGCTTTCCTTCATCCTGATGCTCGTAGCCCGTCCGCTTGGCGTGTTCCTGAGCCTGCTTTTTTCCAGGTACTCTATACGCGAAAAGACGCTGTTATCCTGGGCAGGACTAAGGGGAGCAGTACCGATTGTACTGGCTACCTATCCACTGCTGGATAAAATGGATGTGGGGCCGCTGTTTTTCAATGTCGTATTCTTCGTCGTGCTTACCTCGGCCATTATACAAGGTACGACCATTTCGTGGCTGGCGGTGAAACTCGGCTTAATGGACCCTAACGAAACGTCGTCTCCCTCGCTCCTGGAATTGGTATCTCTAGGGAAAACCACCTCGGAGATTAATCACATTCAGGTGCAGGAGGGGATGTCCATTGTGGGCACAGCGATTCAGGATATGCAGCTTCCCGATGACATTTTGTTCACCGCTATTATTCGAGAGGAGCAAATTATAGCTCCGAGAGGCACGACGGTGATTAAGCCGGGGGATACTTTGTATGTGCTTAGTCCGAAGCTCAAGCGCCAGCAAATGAAAGAACTGTTCATGCTGCTTGTACCCGAGTCCGCACCGTAA